In Sporosarcina psychrophila, a genomic segment contains:
- a CDS encoding SLOG family protein: MLKRLVVTGYKPHELGIFDDKHPGVRFIKKALEKRLVALLDDGLEWVIISGQLGIEAWAAEVVIDLKKEYTDLKYAVITPFTDQEKNWNDMKKEKYHSLIAKADYHTSLTKRPYEAPWQFIEKDKFFMRNSDGILIVYDEENDGSPKFVKRSAEKHAERSDYQVLTISADDLQVIAEEEQMDEWQ; encoded by the coding sequence ATTCTCAAACGATTGGTGGTCACGGGTTATAAACCCCATGAACTCGGCATATTCGATGACAAGCATCCAGGCGTCCGTTTTATAAAAAAAGCATTAGAAAAACGACTAGTCGCCTTACTGGACGACGGGTTGGAATGGGTAATTATAAGCGGTCAACTAGGAATTGAAGCATGGGCAGCCGAGGTCGTAATTGATTTGAAAAAAGAATATACCGATTTGAAATATGCCGTTATTACTCCCTTTACAGATCAGGAGAAAAATTGGAACGATATGAAAAAGGAAAAGTATCATTCTCTCATCGCTAAAGCAGACTATCATACGAGTCTTACGAAGAGACCCTATGAAGCTCCGTGGCAATTTATCGAAAAAGATAAGTTCTTCATGCGCAATTCTGATGGAATACTCATTGTTTACGATGAGGAAAATGATGGCTCTCCAAAATTTGTTAAAAGGTCCGCGGAAAAACATGCGGAACGTTCCGATTATCAAGTTCTCACAATCAGCGCGGACGACTTGCAAGTAATTGCAGAAGAAGAACAAATGGATGAATGGCAATAA
- a CDS encoding metal-dependent hydrolase, which produces MTGKTHIVGGIAASLAYAQFTNHDPIIMLGAGIIGALLPDICHSGSKIGRKFKLLSKLINMLFGHRTFTHSLLFLVIIATLMNAFTPNEAVKAGLLAGMVSHYILDMATKNGIKLLFPLSMTVRFPLTTRTGSKVESIVFSLLSLLSFYFGYEAFSYYL; this is translated from the coding sequence ATGACAGGGAAAACACACATCGTAGGCGGCATTGCAGCAAGTCTTGCTTATGCACAATTTACAAATCATGATCCGATTATAATGCTTGGAGCGGGGATAATTGGCGCGTTACTTCCTGACATTTGTCACAGTGGTAGTAAAATCGGAAGAAAATTTAAGTTGTTATCGAAACTTATCAATATGCTATTCGGTCATCGTACATTTACACACAGTTTATTGTTCTTGGTGATTATCGCGACGTTAATGAATGCCTTTACTCCAAATGAGGCTGTGAAGGCAGGACTTTTAGCGGGGATGGTAAGTCATTACATATTAGATATGGCGACGAAAAACGGAATCAAACTGCTTTTCCCACTTAGCATGACAGTTCGCTTTCCATTGACGACAAGAACCGGAAGCAAGGTAGAGAGCATCGTGTTCAGTCTTCTATCGCTTTTATCATTCTATTTTGGCTATGAAGCATTCAGTTATTATCTATAA
- a CDS encoding YitT family protein has protein sequence MAIQKFRKTVLFEYIQIIFGAALVGLAFNIFLLPSRLAAGGVSGISTILYELFQFNPAYVQWLINIPLLILGVLLVGKEFSMKTLVGTFFVPFVIWLTTDIKLAVENPLLSAIYGGIMLGVGLGIVYRANGSTGGTALIAQLVKKYTGLSSGFSQLLVDGLVVVTSAFVFNFELALYAMIAIYVTSKVIDFVQLQTSPTKLVLIITDKEEKVQAIIKNDINRGLTKIKTIGGYSNQEKTMILCVVEQSEAVYFKKLLQTQEPTSFVIFLNASEILGRGFSKAQFDEDNMK, from the coding sequence ATGGCAATACAAAAATTTAGAAAAACGGTCTTATTTGAATATATACAGATCATCTTTGGGGCTGCACTCGTTGGTCTAGCCTTCAATATTTTCCTTTTACCGTCCAGGCTAGCAGCAGGTGGCGTTTCAGGGATTAGTACAATATTATATGAACTCTTCCAATTCAATCCAGCTTACGTTCAATGGCTCATTAATATTCCACTACTAATACTTGGGGTCTTGCTTGTCGGCAAGGAATTCAGTATGAAAACGTTAGTTGGGACATTTTTTGTTCCGTTTGTCATCTGGCTCACAACGGACATAAAGCTTGCAGTAGAAAACCCATTATTAAGTGCGATTTACGGTGGGATTATGCTTGGTGTAGGTCTCGGTATTGTATACAGGGCTAACGGTTCGACAGGTGGTACTGCTTTAATCGCTCAATTGGTTAAGAAATATACGGGCCTTTCGAGTGGTTTTTCACAGTTGCTTGTAGATGGATTAGTTGTAGTCACATCGGCATTTGTCTTTAACTTTGAACTTGCTCTTTACGCGATGATAGCAATTTACGTTACGAGTAAGGTGATTGACTTTGTTCAGTTGCAAACGTCGCCGACCAAATTGGTTCTCATTATTACGGATAAAGAAGAGAAAGTCCAAGCCATTATAAAAAATGATATTAATCGCGGATTAACGAAGATTAAAACAATAGGCGGGTATTCCAATCAAGAAAAAACAATGATTTTATGTGTCGTTGAACAATCGGAAGCTGTCTACTTTAAAAAATTACTTCAAACACAAGAACCAACCTCATTTGTCATCTTCTTGAATGCGTCGGAGATACTTGGCCGCGGTTTTTCTAAAGCACAATTTGATGAAGATAATATGAAATGA
- a CDS encoding GNAT family N-acetyltransferase translates to MTYKVEQVEDLKAIDISHLVKESETEGYRFLTRLVNDYEDGTNRFNKPGEALLAVQNDEGEVVAIGGVNQSPFSEDTQVARLQRFYVLDDARRQGVGSLLLKEIVDHSRDAFKEVTVRTESSKADAFYRANGFELDDTASETTHLMKL, encoded by the coding sequence ATGACTTACAAAGTGGAGCAAGTTGAGGATTTAAAGGCAATTGATATCTCTCATTTAGTGAAAGAAAGCGAAACGGAAGGGTACCGATTTTTAACACGACTAGTCAATGATTATGAGGATGGAACAAATAGGTTCAACAAACCGGGTGAAGCATTGTTAGCTGTTCAAAATGATGAGGGTGAGGTAGTAGCGATAGGTGGAGTAAACCAATCACCTTTTTCCGAAGATACACAAGTTGCACGTTTGCAGCGATTTTATGTATTAGATGATGCTAGGCGGCAAGGTGTAGGATCTCTTTTACTGAAAGAAATTGTTGACCATTCACGCGATGCATTTAAAGAAGTGACAGTGCGGACAGAATCTTCAAAAGCAGATGCTTTTTATAGGGCAAACGGATTTGAACTGGATGACACTGCTTCTGAGACGACACATTTGATGAAGTTGTAA
- a CDS encoding NUDIX hydrolase — protein sequence MEKWKTIKSEYHFKTPFGNLRKDTCQLPNGAIIDDYFVHEYEDWVNAIVLTEDKRVVFVEQYRHPGQGFYLEIPAGKIEEGESHEEGILRELREETGFISTTKPIKLGEFIINPATQTNRIVTFLILDAFKECEQELDETEEIEVKLISFDLIEEMIQEQKITQLFSVSAYYLAKNILNKSIVLTSEKR from the coding sequence GTGGAGAAATGGAAAACGATTAAGTCAGAATATCACTTTAAAACTCCTTTTGGGAATTTGAGGAAAGACACGTGTCAGCTTCCGAACGGGGCAATCATTGATGATTATTTTGTCCATGAGTATGAAGATTGGGTAAATGCCATTGTATTAACGGAAGATAAACGGGTCGTATTCGTAGAACAATACCGTCATCCTGGTCAAGGATTTTATTTAGAAATTCCTGCCGGGAAAATTGAAGAGGGAGAGTCACATGAGGAGGGGATTTTGAGGGAGTTACGAGAAGAGACGGGTTTTATTTCGACGACGAAACCGATAAAACTTGGTGAGTTTATAATAAATCCGGCTACTCAAACAAATAGGATTGTTACCTTTCTAATTTTGGATGCATTCAAAGAATGTGAGCAGGAATTGGATGAAACTGAGGAGATTGAGGTGAAACTCATTTCTTTTGATTTAATCGAAGAGATGATTCAAGAACAAAAAATTACACAACTTTTTTCAGTAAGTGCCTATTACCTGGCCAAGAATATATTGAATAAATCAATTGTCTTGACTTCAGAAAAGAGGTAA
- a CDS encoding GNAT family N-acetyltransferase, with amino-acid sequence MSEILIRKAEVEDVTGIAKVHVDSWRTTYKGIVPDPFLDNLSYEQRELIWKKGIKENNIYIAENENGQVIGFSTGGKERTGKYEAFTGELYAIYILREYQGKGIGRLLVQSVVDDLKNKNLNSMLIWAIEENPACRFYEMLGGKKVDTEEIEIAGKKLSEVAYGWDDIANYRGKTK; translated from the coding sequence GTGAGTGAGATATTAATCCGAAAAGCAGAGGTAGAGGATGTAACAGGAATTGCAAAAGTCCATGTGGATAGTTGGAGGACGACATATAAAGGAATTGTGCCGGATCCTTTTTTAGATAACCTTTCTTACGAGCAACGCGAGCTGATTTGGAAAAAAGGGATAAAAGAAAATAACATATACATAGCAGAAAATGAAAATGGTCAAGTTATCGGATTTTCTACAGGTGGAAAAGAGCGCACCGGGAAATACGAGGCATTTACAGGGGAATTATATGCGATTTATATCTTGAGAGAATACCAAGGAAAAGGAATTGGTCGATTACTCGTTCAGTCTGTTGTGGATGATTTAAAAAATAAGAATTTGAACTCGATGCTTATATGGGCGATAGAAGAGAACCCGGCTTGCCGCTTCTATGAAATGTTAGGTGGAAAGAAGGTTGACACTGAAGAAATCGAAATTGCAGGAAAGAAGTTGAGTGAAGTTGCATATGGATGGGATGATATAGCTAATTACAGGGGAAAAACGAAGTAA
- a CDS encoding tetratricopeptide repeat protein, whose protein sequence is MVKLEEAIQLRSEGEFEKSNVLLSKLVLECPEDALVNYQYAWSFDVLGLEADAVPYYEKAIQLGLDDTNAIGAFIGLGSSYRALGKYEKSQTVLEKGIENFPENNAMKTFYAMTLYNVGEHREAMEILLTSLAYTTNDSEILSYKRAIEFYADKLDKTW, encoded by the coding sequence ATGGTGAAGTTAGAAGAAGCAATTCAGTTAAGAAGTGAAGGGGAATTTGAGAAGTCAAATGTCTTACTCTCAAAATTAGTATTGGAATGCCCAGAAGATGCACTAGTTAATTATCAATATGCATGGAGTTTCGATGTTCTTGGGTTAGAAGCAGATGCTGTACCTTATTACGAAAAAGCCATCCAATTAGGCCTAGATGATACAAATGCAATAGGCGCATTTATAGGATTAGGTAGTTCATATCGTGCGTTAGGCAAGTATGAAAAATCGCAAACAGTTTTGGAAAAAGGAATTGAAAACTTCCCGGAAAACAATGCAATGAAAACTTTCTATGCAATGACATTGTACAATGTTGGTGAACATCGTGAAGCCATGGAGATTTTACTAACCAGTCTAGCTTACACGACAAATGATAGTGAAATCTTATCATATAAAAGAGCAATTGAGTTCTATGCTGATAAACTCGACAAAACTTGGTAG
- a CDS encoding DUF2087 domain-containing protein, which translates to MGERFTITDVEREKVLGNYFKQGLQGPLDVFPSKEKRKYIIAQEIIKQFEVDRMYVEKEINDLLATIYPDFATVRRFLIDYRFMTRSNDGKQYRIEG; encoded by the coding sequence TTGGGTGAACGATTTACAATCACTGATGTGGAAAGAGAAAAAGTATTGGGAAATTACTTCAAACAAGGTTTGCAAGGACCGCTTGACGTATTTCCGAGTAAAGAAAAGAGGAAGTACATTATTGCCCAAGAAATAATTAAGCAATTTGAAGTTGATAGAATGTACGTGGAAAAAGAAATAAATGACCTATTGGCGACGATTTATCCTGATTTTGCCACAGTAAGACGATTTCTGATAGATTATCGTTTCATGACTAGAAGTAATGATGGCAAGCAGTACAGGATTGAAGGCTGA
- a CDS encoding nucleotidyltransferase family protein, giving the protein MVITTEREIVVLIQEDKWMMDLLKCAKSLNLPDWWICAGFVRSKIWDVQHGFNERTTTPDIDVIYYDRTNSEKSVEKEYEEVLKRLLPAIPWSVKNQARMHSVNNVIPYTSSVDAISRFPETATALGVKLDEGNNVILTAPHGIEDVVNLRVKPTPYFCDKKERMKIYEERIKKKNWQVVWSKLEIISLDSD; this is encoded by the coding sequence ATGGTCATTACAACTGAAAGAGAAATTGTTGTTTTAATTCAAGAGGATAAGTGGATGATGGACCTATTGAAATGCGCCAAATCATTGAATTTGCCTGATTGGTGGATCTGCGCCGGATTTGTTCGATCTAAAATTTGGGATGTGCAGCACGGTTTCAATGAAAGGACGACGACTCCAGATATTGATGTCATCTATTATGATCGAACAAATAGTGAAAAAAGTGTGGAAAAGGAATACGAGGAAGTGTTGAAAAGACTTCTACCTGCTATCCCTTGGTCGGTCAAAAATCAGGCAAGAATGCATAGTGTAAATAATGTCATCCCCTATACTTCGTCTGTTGATGCGATTTCAAGGTTTCCTGAAACAGCAACAGCTTTGGGGGTGAAATTGGATGAAGGAAACAATGTCATATTAACAGCGCCTCATGGTATAGAAGATGTTGTAAATTTGAGGGTGAAACCGACCCCTTATTTTTGTGATAAGAAAGAACGGATGAAGATTTATGAAGAAAGGATTAAGAAAAAGAATTGGCAAGTTGTATGGAGCAAGCTTGAGATTATTAGTTTGGACAGTGACTAG
- the dnaN gene encoding DNA polymerase III subunit beta: protein MEFTVSYASFTTAVSDINKIISSKSVIPILSGIKIEANEYGLKLTGSNSDIFIERTIPLLISGEKVVDIKEFGSVVVLSKYLNEIVKKLPNDICIKLGRNDSITIKSGDIETKLNGFNANDYPKLPEMDRNTKIEIPFGKLTEAIKQTAFAVSKSEAKPVLTGVKMEFEENKLICTATDSHRLARREVTIESKTTESFVVPSTSLSELTHLKEADSSIVEISYTNNFIVFGTAMSSLYSRLIEGVYPNTGSLVPTESKALITMNTQVLIEGMDRACVFSTEWKHNNIQLEIVDDATIKISSNSTEVGMIEELQKIIHIEGQNDIQMSFDGRFVLDALKRIPEENVTIRFDGLMKPIVIQPQNDSTCLHLISPVRSY from the coding sequence ATGGAATTTACAGTAAGCTACGCTTCATTTACGACTGCAGTTTCTGATATAAATAAAATTATTTCATCAAAAAGCGTTATTCCAATACTCTCTGGAATAAAAATAGAAGCCAACGAGTATGGACTTAAGCTTACGGGTAGCAATTCGGATATTTTTATTGAAAGAACTATCCCTTTACTAATAAGTGGAGAAAAGGTCGTGGATATCAAAGAATTTGGAAGTGTAGTTGTTTTATCGAAATATTTGAACGAAATTGTGAAAAAACTCCCCAATGATATTTGTATTAAATTAGGACGCAATGATTCAATCACGATAAAATCGGGGGATATTGAAACAAAACTAAATGGATTCAATGCGAATGACTATCCAAAACTTCCGGAGATGGATCGCAATACTAAAATTGAAATACCGTTTGGGAAATTAACGGAGGCTATAAAGCAAACTGCATTTGCGGTTTCAAAAAGTGAGGCTAAACCGGTACTAACTGGAGTGAAGATGGAGTTTGAAGAAAACAAACTCATTTGTACAGCAACAGATTCACATAGATTAGCACGTAGAGAAGTGACTATAGAATCTAAAACAACAGAATCATTTGTAGTTCCGAGTACAAGTTTGTCAGAACTGACGCATCTTAAAGAGGCGGATTCGTCAATCGTAGAGATTTCTTATACGAATAATTTCATTGTGTTTGGGACCGCTATGAGTTCACTTTATTCAAGGTTAATTGAGGGTGTCTATCCTAACACTGGATCTTTGGTGCCAACTGAATCAAAGGCATTGATAACCATGAATACTCAAGTATTAATAGAAGGAATGGATCGGGCTTGTGTATTTTCGACTGAATGGAAACACAATAACATCCAATTGGAGATTGTGGATGATGCTACTATCAAAATATCTTCCAATTCTACAGAAGTCGGGATGATTGAAGAGCTTCAAAAAATTATACATATCGAAGGACAGAACGATATCCAAATGTCATTTGATGGTCGTTTTGTACTTGACGCACTAAAAAGGATACCAGAAGAAAATGTCACGATACGTTTTGATGGCTTGATGAAACCGATTGTCATTCAGCCGCAAAATGATTCCACTTGCCTCCATCTAATTTCACCAGTACGGTCTTATTGA
- a CDS encoding ASCH domain-containing protein — protein MNLAAQTYWDEFWKNEEKPTSVNAWMFGSLPDELAQLVIDGEKTATCSGHVIYELENEPLPRIDEYSIILNSDEKPVAIIKTIAVSLVPMNEVSEEFALAEGEGSYEDWKLAHVRFFTSELREVGLEFTEDMLLVCERFTLIDVKDNNLG, from the coding sequence ATGAATTTAGCAGCACAAACTTATTGGGACGAATTTTGGAAGAACGAAGAGAAACCTACTTCTGTCAACGCATGGATGTTTGGAAGTTTGCCAGATGAGCTTGCACAGCTTGTAATTGATGGGGAAAAGACAGCGACATGTTCAGGTCATGTAATTTATGAACTGGAGAACGAGCCATTACCCAGAATAGATGAGTACAGCATTATTTTAAATAGCGACGAAAAACCAGTGGCAATCATTAAGACCATTGCAGTATCGCTTGTACCGATGAATGAAGTATCGGAAGAGTTTGCGCTTGCTGAAGGGGAAGGGTCATATGAAGATTGGAAATTGGCTCATGTGAGATTCTTTACGAGTGAATTACGAGAAGTTGGACTTGAGTTCACTGAGGACATGCTCCTTGTTTGCGAACGATTTACGCTAATTGATGTAAAAGATAATAACTTAGGATAG
- a CDS encoding DUF2785 domain-containing protein, which yields MLATTLESYLGDKILELSKEVRQEMLTQIGNPDGFLRDELIYRSFGKVIASNQLNSEEIQNLLETVLQEDYLFYGIGESGTDSVFTRSFSALVIAAVIEYDIEKQIVNPDLVQYTVNKVIRYMREEKDTRGFIQGNGWAHAIAHGADTLDALAKHPLLKKEDISRILHAVQYSLLRQVDYLDEEEERLAIILVSLIKHQDAEKVIQVWIEELAGMVETEMLENKGSLDAYHVQRTVKNFLKSVFVILSSKGIGKKVNSDVFKVLEKWMWMYLN from the coding sequence ATGTTAGCAACAACTTTAGAAAGTTATTTAGGAGATAAGATACTAGAGCTATCGAAGGAAGTTAGGCAAGAGATGTTGACGCAAATTGGAAATCCAGATGGTTTTTTGCGTGACGAGTTAATCTATCGAAGTTTTGGAAAAGTAATAGCTTCCAATCAATTAAATTCAGAAGAAATTCAGAATCTACTTGAGACGGTATTACAGGAAGACTATCTATTTTACGGGATTGGCGAGTCTGGAACTGATTCAGTATTTACACGTTCTTTTTCTGCACTCGTCATTGCTGCAGTTATTGAATATGACATTGAGAAACAAATAGTAAATCCAGATCTTGTTCAGTATACAGTGAACAAGGTTATACGCTATATGAGGGAAGAAAAAGACACTCGAGGTTTTATCCAGGGTAATGGATGGGCGCATGCCATCGCACATGGCGCAGATACCTTGGATGCCTTGGCAAAACATCCTCTACTGAAAAAAGAGGATATCAGTCGAATTCTTCATGCAGTTCAATATTCCTTGTTAAGGCAAGTTGACTATTTGGATGAAGAGGAAGAACGCTTAGCTATAATACTAGTTTCATTAATAAAGCATCAAGATGCTGAGAAGGTTATACAAGTATGGATTGAAGAACTTGCCGGAATGGTAGAAACTGAAATGCTTGAAAATAAAGGATCACTTGACGCCTATCACGTACAAAGAACGGTAAAGAACTTTTTGAAATCAGTCTTTGTAATTTTGAGTTCGAAGGGAATCGGTAAGAAAGTGAACAGCGACGTTTTTAAAGTTCTCGAAAAGTGGATGTGGATGTATCTAAATTAG
- a CDS encoding SIMPL domain-containing protein, translating to MYYPYAQQMTCRQPRVMTVTGIGSLKLAPDIAQIQLEVSTENKQLNHAQKENAYEMNQVIDSLLKMGIDRENIQTISYTIVPQYNYIEGEQVFRGYEVTNAITVKITDIDQVGNIIDVAVQNGANRVSNIQFKVENEQLDYQKALSLALKNALAKAQTIAETMQLQLDPHPIKIVEELRAEPIAYRTFAAREMTSSTPIEQGQISINATVKVQFRY from the coding sequence ATGTATTATCCTTATGCCCAACAAATGACCTGCCGACAACCGCGGGTTATGACTGTTACAGGAATTGGGAGTCTTAAACTAGCACCGGATATTGCTCAAATCCAGTTGGAAGTCAGTACTGAAAACAAACAACTGAACCATGCACAAAAGGAAAATGCTTATGAGATGAATCAAGTCATCGATTCGTTATTGAAAATGGGGATTGACAGGGAGAATATACAAACGATTTCGTACACTATAGTTCCCCAATACAACTATATCGAAGGCGAACAAGTATTTAGAGGATATGAAGTTACGAATGCGATTACAGTAAAAATTACAGATATTGATCAAGTTGGAAATATAATAGACGTGGCGGTCCAAAACGGGGCAAACAGGGTATCAAATATCCAGTTCAAGGTTGAAAATGAACAATTGGACTATCAAAAAGCATTGAGCCTTGCACTTAAAAACGCATTAGCCAAGGCGCAAACAATTGCTGAGACAATGCAACTGCAACTTGATCCACATCCAATTAAAATTGTTGAAGAATTAAGAGCAGAACCCATCGCATATCGAACATTTGCTGCGAGAGAAATGACTAGCTCCACACCGATTGAACAGGGGCAGATTTCGATTAACGCCACGGTTAAAGTGCAATTTCGGTATTGA
- a CDS encoding NUDIX hydrolase: MLYRRKTYTVEPAMYETFTHFFHTYLLPNQLTHGAQLVGRWVNEERTEIMAMWAYDNRAHYETVDASIRASEMHAEAQNYRKSLAPLFISSNEDFFTSTGNYGQSRQIIVVNGYIVNEEGHVLLVRNNHRNDTYEMPGGRLELGETLKEAVKREVLEETGIHAEIGDVTGVYQDITLGVICMVFRGRAMSGVPAAQPPETIDVQFVDFDKEQVGDWIKRPQFASSVDDARNSDTIVYESYEVRPYRLIERS, encoded by the coding sequence ATGTTGTATCGCAGAAAAACGTACACGGTTGAACCAGCGATGTACGAAACGTTTACCCACTTTTTCCACACCTATTTGCTTCCGAATCAGCTGACGCATGGAGCGCAGCTGGTTGGACGGTGGGTCAATGAAGAACGGACGGAGATAATGGCAATGTGGGCATACGATAATAGGGCTCATTATGAGACAGTAGACGCTAGCATTCGGGCATCGGAAATGCATGCTGAAGCGCAAAATTATCGGAAATCATTAGCTCCATTATTTATTTCATCAAATGAAGACTTTTTCACTTCGACGGGGAATTATGGACAATCTAGACAAATTATTGTTGTAAATGGCTACATTGTCAATGAGGAAGGACATGTATTACTTGTACGGAACAATCACCGAAATGATACATATGAAATGCCGGGTGGGCGACTTGAGCTTGGTGAAACCTTGAAAGAGGCGGTTAAACGGGAAGTACTAGAAGAAACAGGTATCCACGCAGAAATTGGTGATGTGACAGGAGTTTATCAAGATATCACGTTAGGCGTCATCTGTATGGTTTTTCGTGGAAGAGCGATGTCAGGCGTACCAGCTGCACAACCTCCTGAAACGATTGACGTACAATTTGTTGACTTTGATAAAGAGCAAGTAGGAGACTGGATAAAACGCCCGCAATTTGCATCTAGTGTGGATGATGCTCGAAATAGCGATACGATTGTTTATGAAAGTTATGAAGTGAGACCGTATAGATTGATTGAGCGCTCATGA
- a CDS encoding protein phosphatase 2C domain-containing protein, translating to MNNLTWVGSEKDFVDERDVRWINRVAVGRFGGNSSAGQTKNEDGCVIWQNEDWELAAILDAHKSAESAELVVQTLGQHKEKLVEILDMKGPPRFKRLEMKLLEIFQSEQFLNECRCAKGETACLIVVRKANYVWWFSVGDCLVYLFHSELIALNQFQLNQRQFFEWIGQVNTFEQAVPCYTSGTREMRKGNNLIFLTTDGLVECPGEPFLDPSDLVAVLNEKELDKGISQLLMEIERQNVRDSTTIIAWNVEVEKEGSIPSDYLG from the coding sequence ATGAATAATCTTACTTGGGTTGGAAGTGAAAAGGACTTTGTCGATGAACGAGATGTACGATGGATTAATCGTGTAGCGGTTGGTAGATTTGGAGGTAATTCTTCAGCGGGACAAACCAAGAATGAAGATGGCTGCGTTATTTGGCAAAATGAGGATTGGGAATTAGCGGCTATTTTGGATGCACATAAAAGTGCTGAAAGTGCGGAACTTGTTGTACAAACACTCGGGCAGCATAAAGAAAAATTGGTGGAGATTTTAGATATGAAAGGTCCTCCACGATTTAAACGTTTGGAAATGAAGTTACTTGAAATTTTTCAATCTGAACAATTTTTGAATGAATGCAGATGTGCCAAGGGAGAAACGGCTTGTCTTATCGTTGTCAGGAAAGCTAATTACGTTTGGTGGTTTTCGGTTGGAGATTGTTTAGTATATCTGTTCCATTCGGAATTAATTGCACTAAATCAGTTTCAACTTAACCAAAGGCAATTCTTTGAATGGATTGGTCAAGTGAATACGTTTGAGCAAGCAGTACCATGCTACACGTCAGGGACAAGGGAAATGAGAAAAGGGAACAATCTTATTTTTTTGACGACTGATGGTTTAGTGGAATGCCCGGGGGAACCTTTTTTGGATCCGTCAGATCTCGTTGCCGTGCTGAATGAAAAAGAACTTGATAAAGGGATTTCGCAGTTATTGATGGAAATCGAAAGACAAAATGTACGAGACAGTACGACAATTATCGCATGGAATGTGGAAGTAGAAAAGGAAGGTAGCATCCCGAGCGATTATCTCGGATGA
- a CDS encoding SgcJ/EcaC family oxidoreductase produces MEASELIEIKTLYYNLILAWNNRDAKSMADQFTEQGELIGFDGSQEIGRNTIFAHLEPIFADHPTPPFINVVKDVYFLSAGVAMLRAIVGMIPPGGTELDPNLNAHQTLIAVKEKDGWKIKLFQNTPAQFHGRSDLVERMTKELKQVSDVG; encoded by the coding sequence ATGGAAGCATCTGAATTAATTGAAATCAAAACCCTTTATTATAACTTAATTCTTGCATGGAATAATCGCGATGCTAAGAGCATGGCTGATCAATTTACAGAGCAAGGCGAATTGATTGGATTTGACGGAAGTCAAGAAATTGGGCGAAATACTATTTTTGCACATTTAGAACCGATATTTGCAGATCATCCAACACCTCCATTTATCAATGTCGTTAAAGATGTGTACTTTCTGAGTGCTGGAGTTGCGATGTTGCGTGCAATCGTCGGGATGATACCTCCGGGCGGAACAGAACTTGACCCAAATTTGAATGCTCATCAAACACTGATTGCAGTAAAAGAAAAGGATGGATGGAAAATAAAACTTTTCCAAAATACACCGGCCCAATTTCACGGAAGATCTGACTTGGTCGAGCGGATGACCAAAGAATTGAAGCAAGTATCTGATGTAGGCTGA